The following is a genomic window from Bacillus sp. V2I10.
TTACCATTACCGCCGGAACAGGCGGGGAAATTACAGGTGTGGATGCAGTTAAGCAAATGGCTACAGTTGCAGGTTTCCCAGTTCTTTTCTTTATGATTGTTCAAACGATTTCCACCGTCAAAGGAATCACCAGACAAAAGGAATTTGATAGAGCCAACTGTCCTGAAACGGCCAAACTCGATATCGAAGCAGAAGAAGCAAACATTCTAACGGAATCTGTCGACCAGACCGCATAAAGAAAAACATATGGGGGCTTCGAATTTATGATAAAGACACAAAACAGAGTCACAATCACAGAAGAGGATTTTACGATTGAAGAACTCATTTCAGTGGCCAGATATAACTTGCCTTTGGAGCTTTCAGAAAGTATTAAACAAAAAATTAAGCAAGGACGAGCATTAGTCGATGGTTTTGTGGCTGAAAACAGAGTGATTTATGGCATTACGACCGGAGTAGGGGAGAATTCAAAAATTAGAATTTCAGTCTCTGAGTCCAGAGAGCTGCAAAAAAAATTAATTATGAGCCATGCTTGCGGTATGGGAGATCCGTTGGAGAAGGAAGTCGTAAGGGCCATCATGGTCATGATGATTAAAAATTTCTCTCATGGTTATTCTGGAGTAAGACTTGAAACGGTAGAGAGATTAGTAGAGATGGTGAATAAAGAGGTCATACCATTTGTCCCCAGAGAAGGTTCCTTAGGTTACTTAAATCATCAGGCACATATCAGCTTGGTCCTTTTGGGCATAGGTGAAGCCTATTATCAAGGCATACTGGTGGATGGCGAAACAGCTTTAAAAAAGGCTTTAATCAGGCCAATTGAACTGCATGAAAAGGAAGGTCTTTCTTTGATTAACGGCACGGTAGATATGACCGCAATTGGCGCTCTGGCAGTTTATGATGCTATTCATGTTCTTAAGGCAGCAGACATTGTATCGATGATCAGTTTTGAGGCATTGAAAGGAACATACTATGCCTTTGATCCAAAAATTAGTCAAGTAAAACGTCATCCTGGACAAAGAAAGACAACTGATAATATTCATAAGCTGATAGAAAACAGTGAGATCGCTGAAAGATTTAAAGATTATCGCCTCCAAGATGCTCTTAGTATAAGGTCCATTCCACAAGTTCATGGAGCTTGTAAAGACAATGTTGATTACGTACGGACAGTAGTAGAGAGAGAAATGAATTCAGCCACAGATAATCCGTTGGTGTTTAATGATCAAGATGGTGCAAGAGCGATATCCTCTTCCAATTGTCATGGGGAAGCGGTAGCCTTAGCCTTAGACTTTCTGGCAATCTCTTTATCGGAATTGGCGAATATTTCAGAGCGAAGAATCTTTAGACTCGTCTCTCCTGAATATAGCGGGCTGCCGCCTTTTTTGATCGAGCAAAGCGGGCTTAACTCGGGTTTTATGATTCCGCAATATATTGCGGCGGCATTGGTTTCTAACAATAAGGTTTTTTCACATCCGTCGTCTGTGGATTCCATTTCGACATCGGGGGGACAGGAAGACCATGTAAGCATGGGAACATCGGCGGCTTTAAAGGCGCTGAAAGTAATCGCTAATACAGAAAAAGTGATTGGAATCGAATGGATGTGCAGCTGCCAGGGAATTGAATTCCTTAAGCCGTTGCAGCCTGGGGCAGGAACAAAAGCAGCCTGCGATTTGTTCAGGAAATATGTCCCGCGCCTTGAGGAGGACAGAATTTTATATAAAGACATGCGTAAAGCTGAGGAGCTTATTCATTCAGCAGAAATTGTAAAACACGTAGAGGATAAAATCGGTCCTTTACAGGTTTAAAGATTTGATTCACATTGCTGAAGCTGGAAAAACTGGCAATATATTATTCTTTTGGTGTTGATTTATCAGGCAAACTTCATTTTAGAGGAGGACTGTATATGATTGCTCCAAATCCAGGAACTGACTTAAAGCCGCAAAAAACTGCCATGTACTCTATCTCCAATATAACGAAATTTATTGGATTTAGTTTGATTGGTATCTTTATGTTCTTTATTCCGATTTCCATAAATGGGGTTTCTTCGATCTCACTTGATCATATGACGACATGGATCAAGCAATCGTTCCCTTCCTTTGTTCCGATCTATGTGCTTATTGTTATTTTACTTGGTGCAATTTATCCGTTTGCAGTAAAGAGCTGGAAGAAAGATAAAGTTAGTATGGTTTTTTCTTTCTTGAAGGTATTGGGGGTCTTTGTTGCTTTTATGATTGTTTTTAAAATCGGTCCTGCATGGTTGATGGCACCGAACATGGGACCCTTCCTGTTTGAAAAGCTGGTCATACCGGTAGGGCTTGTTGTCCCTATTGGTTCTGTATTTTTAGCATTGCTCGTAGGGTATGGCTTGCTCGAATTTATTGGTGTACTCGTGCAGCCAATCATGCGTCCAATCTGGAAAACACCTGGCCGTTCCGCGGTGGATGCTGTAGCTTCCTTTGTTGGAAGCTATTCAATTGGTCTGCTGATTACAAACCGTGTATTTAAAGAAGGCAAGTATACAATTAAGGAAGCGGCTATTATCGCGACTGGATTTTCTACTGTTTCTGCAACATTCATGATTGTTATTGCAAAAACGCTTGGGATTATGGATAAGTGGAATCTTTATTTCTGGGTATCGCTTGTTGTCACCTTCCTTGTTACTGCTATTACAGTGCATATATATCCCCTTAGTAAAATGAGTGATGATTATTACACTGAAAAAGGAGAACCTGAAGAAGTTATTAAAGAAAAGTTTCTGCAAAATGCCTGGAAAAGTGCTATGGAAGCTGCGGAAAACTCGTTGAGCATTTGGAGAAATATATGGGAGAACTTAAAAGACGGATTTATTATGACAATGAGTATTTTGCCGTCTATACTGTCAGTTGGACTAATTGGCTTGATTCTGGCGGAGTTCACACCAGTTTTTGATTGGATTGGTTATATATTTTATCCGATTACATGGGCTTTGCAGATACCTGAGCCACTGTTGGCTGCGAAAGCTTCAGCGATTGAAATCGCTGAGATGTTCTTGCCAGCTCTTCTAGTAGTAGATGCCCCTTTAGTGACGAAGTTCATCATTGCTGTTGTATCCGTTTCTTCCATTTTGTTTTTCTCAGCCACTATTCCTTGTATTCTTTCGACTGAGATTCCAATTAGCATACCAAAGCTTCTTCTTATCTGGCTGGAACGCACAATTTTAACTTTAATCTTAGTAACCCCTCTTGCTTATTTATTGCTCTAACCAACAATATTATTAAAAACTAAATAAGATAAATGTCTTAGCTTTAATTTAAAACTGGATTTTATCCATGTGGCAAATTAGAGCTTTTTCTATTATGACGAAATATTCTGATTATATATAGTGTTTGAATTAGGTTGCCTTTTAATATATTGGCACCAGGCTCCATTTTATTGTTTTATTTTTATTCATGGTTCATCAAGCGAACGATTGCTTTTATCCTAGCATAGGCGGGCTGGCACCAATTTTAAATCGAATAAAATAGGTATTTGAATCAGGAACAATACCCAAGCAGTGTTCATATTTTGTTGAGAAAAGTATTAGTCGAGTCTCTCTCCTGTTACACAGTTGTTTTTTCGTTCTTTGTTGGTAAACCTGATTAATTAAAATACGGAGGTATGAAAAATGAATAATTTCCAAAATGAACTTCAATCGTTGAATGTTGGTGATTTCCAGGCGAACGAGGCTACTTATTGGGATCAAAACCAATCTTATATGAATCAAGATCGACAATTTGGATTCTTTTTTAGCTGCTTTAATTGTTTTAACTGTTTTAATTGTTTTCGCTGCTTTAATTGTTTTCGCTGCTTTAATTGTTTTCGCTGCTCTAATTGCTTTAGATGCGGTGGAAATTGCGGTGGTCGCTGCGGCGGTCGCTGCGGTGGTCGCTGCGGCGGTCGATAATTTTCGTATAAGTGATCTAAGGAGAAAAGCCCCTGCAGAATTGCAGGGGTTTTTCTCTTTAAAGATTAGACATAAGAGACAAATTACGGTACATAGGCTTATAGTGAAATGAAAAATGATGCTATAGATTTGAGGACAGCTGGGTAAGGAGGAGCGGAATGACAAATTTGAACCCTTCTATGCGTCTGAAAGTGAAAAGGGACACTTTTTTTCTCCCTGATCCAAACAGCGGTGTTTATTTTCGAAATAATGTAAGTTCATTCCATATGA
Proteins encoded in this region:
- a CDS encoding heterocycloanthracin/sonorensin family bacteriocin, which codes for MNNFQNELQSLNVGDFQANEATYWDQNQSYMNQDRQFGFFFSCFNCFNCFNCFRCFNCFRCFNCFRCSNCFRCGGNCGGRCGGRCGGRCGGR
- the hutH gene encoding histidine ammonia-lyase, translated to MIKTQNRVTITEEDFTIEELISVARYNLPLELSESIKQKIKQGRALVDGFVAENRVIYGITTGVGENSKIRISVSESRELQKKLIMSHACGMGDPLEKEVVRAIMVMMIKNFSHGYSGVRLETVERLVEMVNKEVIPFVPREGSLGYLNHQAHISLVLLGIGEAYYQGILVDGETALKKALIRPIELHEKEGLSLINGTVDMTAIGALAVYDAIHVLKAADIVSMISFEALKGTYYAFDPKISQVKRHPGQRKTTDNIHKLIENSEIAERFKDYRLQDALSIRSIPQVHGACKDNVDYVRTVVEREMNSATDNPLVFNDQDGARAISSSNCHGEAVALALDFLAISLSELANISERRIFRLVSPEYSGLPPFLIEQSGLNSGFMIPQYIAAALVSNNKVFSHPSSVDSISTSGGQEDHVSMGTSAALKALKVIANTEKVIGIEWMCSCQGIEFLKPLQPGAGTKAACDLFRKYVPRLEEDRILYKDMRKAEELIHSAEIVKHVEDKIGPLQV
- a CDS encoding YjiH family protein, translating into MYSISNITKFIGFSLIGIFMFFIPISINGVSSISLDHMTTWIKQSFPSFVPIYVLIVILLGAIYPFAVKSWKKDKVSMVFSFLKVLGVFVAFMIVFKIGPAWLMAPNMGPFLFEKLVIPVGLVVPIGSVFLALLVGYGLLEFIGVLVQPIMRPIWKTPGRSAVDAVASFVGSYSIGLLITNRVFKEGKYTIKEAAIIATGFSTVSATFMIVIAKTLGIMDKWNLYFWVSLVVTFLVTAITVHIYPLSKMSDDYYTEKGEPEEVIKEKFLQNAWKSAMEAAENSLSIWRNIWENLKDGFIMTMSILPSILSVGLIGLILAEFTPVFDWIGYIFYPITWALQIPEPLLAAKASAIEIAEMFLPALLVVDAPLVTKFIIAVVSVSSILFFSATIPCILSTEIPISIPKLLLIWLERTILTLILVTPLAYLLL